Genomic window (Desulfomonilia bacterium):
AGTCATTGGGTTCTCCTTATTTGGTTTGGTCGCCGTTTAAGGATACTTCTGACTCACCATTTTTGTTAAGGTTCAGCAATTTACAGAAAGAATGTTACACCTACGTGCACATAAAATAAAACAGATTATAATGCTTTACAGTGAAAATGCGAATAATAATAATTTTATTGTTTTCAGAAAAAAAAGAATACCTTAAATCAATATATACCAATTGAATTTCATAAGGGACGAAACATGAAGTCATCTTCCATTGAATATGCGATTTTAAAATTACTGGATGAAAATAATTCTCATCTTAAAGCGCATGAAGTATATGAAGCGCTTCATCCCGGATTTCAGTCTGTAAATCCCTCTACCATTTATCGGGCGCTGGACCGTCTGGCGCATGCAGGAAAAATTTCAGTATCTGATATGGGGACG
Coding sequences:
- a CDS encoding transcriptional repressor; its protein translation is MKSSSIEYAILKLLDENNSHLKAHEVYEALHPGFQSVNPSTIYRALDRLAHAGKISVSDMGT